The Thamnophis elegans isolate rThaEle1 chromosome Z, rThaEle1.pri, whole genome shotgun sequence genome contains a region encoding:
- the LOC116521365 gene encoding olfactory receptor 6B1-like, with the protein MQVVETLGLQNQTVIKEFILLGFTHIQNIRIILLLVFLIIYIMTIAGNILIVLLVATDRHLHTPMYFFLGNLSCLESFYSSAILPRMLASFFSGDRSISINGCFVQHYFFAYLAAVECYLLSAMSYDRYVAICKPLHYVFVMNGKLCLLLAAGSWVTGFIASTITIILMSRLVFCGPNEIDHFFCDTYPIMQLSCSNTLLLRILILTFVSLFTLPPFTLTLLSYTFIISTIFKIPSTIGKQKAFSTCSSHLIVVTIYYGSITVAYALPDSNSLSNWNKVISAFYTILTPLINPLIYSLRNKEVKDSLQRSIVIRWVRNQVNGHINSLLQTNITRQLENVSRNK; encoded by the coding sequence ATGCAGGTTGTTGAAACTCTAGGACTGCAAAATCAAACTGTTATCAAAGAATTCATTCTGCTGGGATTTACACATATTCAGAACATAAGGATTATTTTGCTGCTAGTATTCCTTATAATCTACATCATGACCATTGCTGGAAATATCCTTATTGTTCTACTGGTGGCAACTGACAGACATCTTCATACTCCTATGTATTTCTTCCTTGGGAATTTATCCTGCTTAGAGTCTTTTTATAGTTCTGCTATTTTACCCAGAATGTTGGCTAGTTTCTTCAGTGGGGACAGATCAATATCAATCAATGGCTGCTTTGTGCAACATTATTTCTTTGCATACCTAGCAGCTGTGGAATGTTATCTCCTTTCAGCAATGTCCTATGATCGATATGTGGCTATATGTAAACCACTTCATTATGTTTTTGTAATGAATGGTAAGTTGTGTCTCCTCCTGGCAGCTGGATCTTGGGTAACTGGATTCATTGCCAGTACTATAACAATTATATTAATGTCACGGTTAGTCTTCTGTGGTCCAAATGAAATTGACCATTTCTTTTGTGATACCTACCCAATTATGCAGTTGTCTTGCAGCAATACTCTTCTTTTAAGAATCttaattttaacttttgtatctctgtttaCTCTTCCCCCATTTACACTAACATTATTGTCATACACATTTATAATATCTACTATCTTTAAAATTCCATCTACTATTGGAAAACAAAAGGCCTTTTCCACTTGTTCTTCTCATCTCATTGTGGTAACTATTTATTATGGATCTATCACTGTTGCATATGCCTTACCAGATTCAAATTCCTTGAGCAACTGGAACAAAGTCATTTCTGCCTTTTATACAATCCTAACACCTTTGATCAACCCTCTCATATACAGCCTAAGAAATAAAGAGGTAAAGGATTCTCTTCAGAGGTCTATAGTCATAAGATGGGTTAGAAATCAGGTAAATGGTCATatcaatagtcttctgcaaacaAACATCACCAGGCAATTGGAAAATGtctcaagaaataaataa
- the LOC116521366 gene encoding olfactory receptor 5B21-like gives MFYPQMQPLKKVDIEMSTNVTKFILIGFMNPQELQFLFYFFFLLIYLITLAGNILIVVLVIKDKHLHTPMYFFLGNFSCVETCYSSTVLPKALISLQTGDRSISFQLCFVQHYFFASLGAVECYLLSVMSYDRYLAICHPLHYANQMSGKYCVQLVSSCFLSGFLAISITIALVSNLDFCGPNEINHFFCDVFPLIELSCNDTHLLKILIYLISFLFTIPPFLLTVISYSCIITAILKITSSRGRQKAFSTCSSHLIVVTIFYGTITIVYILPNTDTLRNLNKVFSVFYAVLTPMINPLVYSLRNTEVKKALRKHIGQLYVNLLSNIYKAK, from the coding sequence ATGTTTTATCCACAGATGCAACCCTTAAAGAAAGTTGATATAGAAATGTCAACAAACGTTACCAAATTCATCCTTATAGGATTCATGAATCCCCAAGAGCTacaatttcttttttactttttctttcttttaatttaccTGATAACTTTGGCTGGGAATATTCTGATAGTTGTGcttgttataaaagataaacatctTCATACACCAATGTATTTCTTTCTTGGAAATTTTTCCTGTGTAGAGACATGCTATAGTTCTACTGTGCTTCCCAAAGCTTTGATCAGTCTTCAAACTGGGGACAGATCCATCTCATTCCAACTGTGTTTTGTTCAACACTATTTCTTTGCCTCATTAGGAGCTGTTGAATGTTATCTCTTATCTGTAATGTCATATGATCGGTATTTAGCTATCTGTCACCCTTTACATTATGCAAATCAAATGAGTGGTAAATACTGTGTACAATTAGTTAGCAGCTGTTTTCTTAGTGGATTTTTGGCTATTTCTATTACAATTGCATTAGTGTCCAACTTAGATTTTTGTGGTCCAAATGAAATTAATCATTTCTTTTGTGATGTCTTCCCACTCATAGAATTGTCTTGCAATGATACCCATCTTCTAAAAATTCTAAtttatcttatttcatttttatttaccatacctccatttttgctgactgTAATTTCATATAGTTGCATTATCACTGCTATCCTGAAAATTACTTCCAGCCGTGGTAGACAAAAAGCTTTTTCTACATGTTCCTCTCACCTTATTGTGGTTACCATTTTTTATGGCACCATAACAATTGTCTATATCTTACCCAATACTGATACACTGAGGAACCTTAATAAAGTGTTTTCTGTCTTCTATGCTGTTTTGACACCCATGATAAACCCACTTGTTTACAGTCTCAGAAACACTGAAGTAAAGAAAGCACTGAGAAAACATATAGGTCAGTTATATGTCAATTTGTTATCCAATATCTACAAAGCTAAGTAG